The genomic DNA AGggttttgttggtttattttcaATGAAGAGAAGTTAAGTGAGAACAGCAATCAGGGGAAGCCCCACATTTTTCCCATTTTGGTTCAAATGTATTTCTAAACCCTGTGATTTGGAATAATCTTGACAGGACAATAATATCAAGTTTATCATATATTCACTGAATTCATAGCAATGTATAGTGGTTTTCTAGCACCTCACAGTACAGTTTTTTTGTTATCCATCCATTCTCACATCTACAATATGGACCACTTTTTCTAACACACATCGTGAACATACACACAAGGTCATCAGGGTTTtctataataatgtaaaatgtgtacatACTGAAGGTCAAGGTCAACCTAAACATGACTGCAGTGTAACTTGAGAAAAGGTTCGTTTTTGGGCTGTAATTTCAGTGGATTTGGAGAGGACACATAGGACAGGTAAAGACACGACTTGCAGGAAGGACaaatttaaaccacattttctatgaaagagagaaaaactgttgttttaatactttaatacaGCACTCGCTACCTCTATTAgtaagtttaaaaatgttatgttttttactTTGGTGTTAAATATCTTTGTCTGGATTTAATCTCAGTAACTGGAAATGTAAACCAGTATTAAAATTTTTACAAATCTtgagacatttatttacattttccaaaaacacatttacaaaatgcaaaacattttgcattttgtacatttgtttaggaaaatgtaaatttgtttcaacTTTTATAAATTTGTATcagtatttttaaaagtgtttcgGAAAATATaaatttgtttctgtatttttgaaagtgtaacattttgtaaatttgttttggtatttgtaaaagtgtttagcattttgtaaatttgtctttgtatttttaaaagttttttttcataacAGAAAGTACCATTGCCATAGATAAACATACATTCTCATGATTGTCCTGCTTACTCCGCCGCTACAGTAGATGGCGCTATGCTCCTTTAGCAGTGTTTTGTCGTACTtcaattcaacaaaaaaaaaaggaaaacccgGAAAAAGCctatggaaaaacaaacaacacgtCACGGTGTATTGCTAGGCAGGGAGTGACAACAGTGGATACACAATGGAACTTCAGTGagaattttaaataattgtgtTATAATATATCATCTCCACGTAGCGTCATTCAGAGTCAAAGGCTGTGGAGATGTTGATACTGTGCTCGGGTCGCTAGCATCTACAGCTACCTGTCGTTTGTGCGGGAATGAATCCGCTTGTTgaggaggaaaataataataacgttgACTAAACAAAAGAAGCTGCTTCTTCCTCTGCTACTGTACACCTGCTTGTTTTTACCCTCGTACGTACATTACCTGCAACAACTCACCCGACTGACAGCTACTATTATTATGGAGTTTTCTTTAGATATTAACCACTTATTCCCCGAGAGGGTCTCCATCTTGGACCATTCTCTTGTTGCAGAAAATCGTAAATCAGCAGGAAGGTAAGTTAGAGAATACCCTACCCTACTTATCTATACCGACAGTTAAAAGGGAATAAACTTAATTAAAATTGTACATGTACGTATTTAATTTCATTGGTATGTGTAAAAATTAAAGTCTGTTTTCTGAGGGcaaaagtcagatttctgagatttaaatcagatttcTGAGAGAATAAAATCGGATTTCTGGGaaaaagaattctgagattaaatacttttttcctctgaattctCACTTACATCTCaacattatgacttttttcccctcaaaaatctgacttattttattataatttttattttgtttcccaaaaacatttcacatatgAGGCCCTTTAATCCTCTTCCGCACATTGGAGAGGGAAAAGCCAAAAGGGGGAAAAATAttcaatgtaaaaataaaacgcAATAGTAACATGGAACACTGGACCGTTCAGGGTTCCATAATGAATATCTACAGTAAAATCTGGGGATATGAGAGCAAAGCATCAGATGAATTTTCCCTTGAACAAATTCCTCTGTATTATGATTTAATGTCACAAACATACAAAAGCACTGAGAATCTCGATTCCCTTGTTACATTCAGGACACTTTTGCCATCAccttatttatttgactttgtaCTGCTGTGAGTAAGACTTAGATTTAGTCATCTGTCATCTTAGCGTTATTAATACTGTGGGTGTTCACGTCTGGACATGTCCTCATTCTTGCTGAAGAGACAATTTATTAGTTTTCTattgaaagaaaacacttttaatacaacccattttcttattatttttttccacacaagAAGGAACTGAATGTTGACTCATCTATATCTTCTACATGTAAAAAAACCCCCAGAGGAATCAGTTACAGACCACAAACCCCCACCAGGGCCATTTATTCACAATCGTTTCAAGGGAGAACAATCATCCAAATCTGTATTTTAcagaagtttttgttttttttcatgtcaccACTGAGAGAAAAGATAACAGCTGCCCTAATCTAAACATGGTTTTCCGTCCTGTGGTCATCTTTGCAGGCCGGATCTTTTGGTTCATGTTGCCACAGTCATTGATGAAATGGGGAGAGCCTCAGCAAAGGTGATGCTTTTGTAAACCTGTgttataaattatattattttttacagacatgtttacAGAATACACAGAATGTGAGAAAGCAGTGACTGCTCATGTTTCTTCTTACTCGGAGCTTGGATGCAATTTGATGCCCATGTATGAGTTTATGCCTCAAGCCACAAgcctttatgttttttaatgtgctcACTGACAGTGTGGTTACCTGCTTTTCTCCACAGGCTCAACAGCTCACTGCACCAATAACAAGTGCTTCCAAACTGCAATCCCAGAGACATCATCTGTACCTTTTGAAGGACAGGGAGGGCAACGggtacatcacacacacacaaacacccagtttccatgacttcagaggacattgcattgactttcattcatttcctgagacttactctaaccttaaccataattactactggcctaatccgaACCTTCTTCAAGACAAgcccccataatgtgactgtgtaaacagatttaggtccccataACATTAGTaacacctgtacacacacatagagatgAAGTTCTGCTGCATTAGGACAAGGTTAgagtttatgtcagaaaaggtccaCACaaagagtacacacacaaaccaatttAAAAGTCATGCATTAAACAGTTTATCTTGGCTAATGAAGACTGTTTTTAACAACTTTGAGAAATATTGACTTGGGTTTTCAGGTCTTGTGCTTGTGTAAGGCGCCCTCACAGCTTCTTGGCTTTCCTAAAGCTTAGTGTTGAAAATTCCACTGGTTGAGTTGAATTTGTGATATGATAATGACAGACATTTGCTCTGAGACTTGAGTCAGACATGTTTGATAAGCTTTGGAAAGAAGGTGTTGACTCTGTCATACCATATAGATTAGATATCAGATGACTGTacatcccctttttttttttgctacacacacacgttcttattgtctgtttttcctATGTCTTTTTGCTGGTTTAAAAACTAAAGTTAGTCATTTATAAGATGTCTTGTACCTGCTGATTTGTGAGATTAGTGAAAAGAGCCGGAACAACATTCATAAATGtagattgttatttttaattgtgcACACTTTAAACTCCTCTCTGTCACTTCCAGGGGTCGCGGTGTGGTCGTGGGATTTCTGAAGGTTGGCTGCAAGAAGTTGTTTCTGCTCGTGAGTCACCTAATTTTCTGACCTAATTGTGAATTCCACACATTACATCAGTACATCAGTACGAGAACCTGataatttttattcatttatctgaATAAACCACTGTATAtgttgtcctgccctgcctctcacacCCCCAACACCTCATCCCCatcccactatttgagaagtactatGTTACATTAATAATGATGTGTTTGAACTTTACTGGCCGCACagatttgcttttgtttttgttgttgttgcatccCCCTGCAGGACAGACAGGGTGCGCATATAGAGGCGGAGCCACTGTGCGTTTTGGATTTCTACGTAGCAGAAAACGTTCAGCGACACGGCTACGGATTGGAGCTGTTTAATTTCATGTTGCAGGTGAGTCATTTCTCTCTGTGGGCAAAATTACTCTGTTTTCCACAAGCCACAACCTTAATTCCAGACGTTTCTTGTCATATAAAATTAAATTCTTACTTTCCCTTTACACAACCAAaataaacaactaaacaaaggtaaaataaaagaataaactTGGCTCTAAGCATAGAAAATAAGTGTGTTCAAATGTCCGAATATGAAAAATGTCCAGGTCAAGTTATAGGCTGGTGGCCTGTGGACAGAAACTATTCAAACCAGTTTTAAAGTTGTGGCTGATCAGTGTACgtgttctttatttattagtgactgcatgtttttctctttctctttttcttcagcACAAGGGTGTAGAGCCAGTGCTGATGGCTTATGACAGGCCTTCACCCAAGTTCCTGTCATTTTTGGGAAAGCATTACTGCTTGACACAAAGTGTTCCACAGGTACAGTCTTCAATTTCCCGTCTCCCTTTCCAGTTCTTACACATAATGACATGCTTTAATTATGATGTTTATATTGGTTTTAAAGTCGGTCCTTCAGCCAAACGTGCTTCAGATATTACACTATATTACAATCAGCTCCTGTTGCTTTGTCATACCTATGTTAATATGTCTCAGTGgttatgttttctttataaCTGAAGAAAAGCATTACTTTCCATAGACATTGTGTTCTTGGGAGCCCGACGATTCTGCACAGTATCAGAACTGTTCCCGGGACTCTGGTTAGATCTAAGTTTTTGATCCTAAAATGTGCTGGAGCAACTCACAGCACCAAATGTTCCAATTACCACTGGGTGATATAACCAGATTAGAgttgcaactaacgattattttcataatcgattcatcgtttggtccataaaatgtcagaaaacattaaaacatgttgatcagtgtttgtcaaacctggaaaaaatctcaaatgtcttgtttttgtccacaaactaaaatgattcagtttttaatgatgtgtttgtttatatggagcaaataaaccagagaatattcacatttaagaagctgaaacaatcagaaatcttgttttaataatgagaaaagcttcaaactgattaatctattatcaaaatagttattAATCGagcaattgtttcagctctaaaccAGATCACACAAGGACTCATGTCTGGGCCATAAAGGATGTGAAAGCAGCACGACATCTGCTTCATGGAAACACCTTGCTTTTGCGTTTTGTTCACTGATGTAATCAGGTTAGACGAGCCACACTGGCCACATGAATCGTCTATGCTGCGCTGCTCTTCATCAGAATTAAACTCTCACCTATTTGGCACGTGTGGTTTCACTGTAGTGtaagtgaaaatgatttttgacCACAGTTTCAGTGTCGTACGAATATGCTCCAAACACAACGCTCTCTCTGTTGAGCAGTTCAGTCTTTCACTTCCTCCCGATTCATTTTTAGGCCAAAGAATATGTTGTAATGTCCTTTGATTGttgtaaaaaacacagaacatgtTGAAATTTACGTTTTGTCAACGGTGTTTTGTCTTATCTTGTTTTTCCTATATCCAGGTTAATAACTTTGTGGTGTTTGAAGGCTTCTTCCTCAACAGAACAGGTAACATTTTCTTCTCTAATCtcattgcttttctttttattgttgtgaATGTAATGTtagtaaattaaaaacattagtaAAGTGCTAATGTTTTTagccatttttttaaattgaatttaagtATGTTTTCagttaaatggcttgttttgATTTCAGCTTCCAAACAAAGTTTTGCTTTTGGCACctcaacattattttatttttttgaagtgatatgtttttatttcatttcctaaATCTTTCGTTTCACCAAATTCTCCCAGGCTCATGCTCCTCTTTCATGGATCAGGGGAAGTACAGCTTTTTGTAAGGgcttttctttacttttcttttctcatgtcTCGCCAGCGTGTCGTACACCTTCCTTTTCCCCAAGTGTAggctattttatttaaaatggtttgtctcattttcttttaccCTTTAAGTTCCTCTTTCCCATTACATGCATCTACTATCTACCTCATGGGCTACGTTTATGTCATGAATTCATGACATTAACCTACTTTAGTCTCTTAAGAGTCGAGCCACAACCTTTCCTCGTCAGAATCCCACAGATCACCCGACTGACTGTTTTGCTGATCCTTTAATGTctctaaatgtttgtttaaagtcTGTGAGTGTTGCTTTATGTCGTGCGTCGCCATTAATACGCCAAATAAAACCATCTGGTGACTGTGGTCTCAGGAAGTAGTGTGAGTATTCTcacaattgattaatctgtcgatttttaaggtgttttatccacaaaatgCCAAATCTATTCAGTCCCAAATGGACTCTAACAgctgaaaatgtgtaaaagggCGAATGTGACTTGTTGTGTAAGGCACTTAAGAGTTGTTAAGAGTAGAAAAACGCTGTATAAATagagtgtgtttacattagtgCAGTACATTGGGCTGTTTTTACGTTTTTATAGCACAAAACACGAAGCGGTTTCCTCTTAGCAAACAGTAAAGAATAGTGTGTGCAGCTGAAAGTACAACGTCAGTGATACAACAACCCCACCCTTCAGACTAGAAGAGGCTTGTGTTCCACTCAGACCCATGTTTACTGTTGGTTTTTCCTGTAATTTGTTTGTGACATCCATCCAAGCACTTGTGATGTTATCCTCCCCAGATTTCTAACTCAAATCCTCTTAGTTAGTTAGTCCACTTTTCCGTTTTGATTTGTCCAGTTTCGTTTTAGAGAGATATTCAGATATCCTCATGACACATAGTTCCGACTTTCAAgttttggcagaaattgtgtgtcatttgtgtgGTGGGGATTAGTCATATTACGATATTCACTATTCCTATCATTCTGTTGCTAGTCAAATATtgtagaaagaaaaacatcaaattaatttgatcccaaaacatccaaaatatcacataaatgtaCATCTGCCCCACTGCCGTGATCATGTGCGTTACATGTGACTTCATTTGagatagaaaataataaagaaagcGAAACAAAAGACTGTATCGGACCGTACCATATTAATAGATACTTGTGTACTGTGTTCTCCTCCACAGCTGCCCAGCTGAGAAAGACTCCCCTAAAAAAGCCAGAAGGAGACATCAAACCCTACTCTTTAACGGAGAGAGACGGTAAACTTTCATTCCACTCAGCCGTACACATGGACATATTGGCtgacagccattttcagagcagtggtcgaattgacgtctatagcagtcagtggcagccaatgagttaaaTAAAGATACGTTAAAGGGCGGTTTCACCCATCATTTCcccccacttggtcaaatgaagaataaacataAAGTCACTATgatgcttttgtgtttgtttaattcacattctattacagagtcCGATTAAAATGTGACCatttttactcataaaacttggtCTAaggcagtgtagggcttttattttctttgaaggaagtgactttgacgtcgactttttgtcaactttattctttctttttttttttcaatcccaacatCTTCTGCTGTTGTGGGAACGAGAcgtgtatctcagatccactgtctgatgattgaataacacatttatctctggaaattattatttttttatacgaGGAAAGGTGCATCCTCTCTATTATAATCCAGGCCTTTGGAAAGCCTGTGCTCTTAGTTATTGCAGTTGACAAGTAGTTTCAGCCGCTACATTTTAGTTTGGAGTGGCAGACACaaggaaattaaaaatattgataCTGTTACCCATATTTGTTGCCTGACTGGTTCTTATTGACCATGACTTGAACAAAACTCTCTATTATTTGTTATTACGTTCTTCCATTGCTTCTCATTACCAGTACTTTCTTAACCTGAGCCAACAATTGCAATAAATAATCAAtctactgtgtgtttgtcatgttagCTCGTATGGACACAGATTACTTCTGATTAGGAGCAGAAATGATGATCGCAgatagttttgttgttttgttgagtTTATGAAGGTCGCCTAAAAACAGAAGTGCTTTACTTTTGCAGTGGTACATCAGGAGCAGAGGGTTCTTCCCTGGCCGTTTGTTCCTCAGTCGCCCCAGCGGTTGGTATCCTCCCTGTGCTCCCGCTCCCACAGTGTGGGATCTTCCCCCAGCAGGGCACCTCCTCGAGTCAATCCAGTTTCTGCTCTTGGGGTCAACAGGGACCAGAGCCCGCAGTCCCCGCTCATCGAGCGCTGCAGGGTAAGACGCACCAGGTAAGACGTGGCTCACATCCAGTTCtttatgtgtatataatgtCATCCTTGAAAAAAATTGTCATGAAGTTCGACTTTAAATCTGgaaataaatcaatcattttgCACATGTTGATGCAAGTCTGCTGAGATTTGTCAAACTGTATATTGTAATAGTTCATAGAAACagttattatataaatattttcattACACCATTTCtactctgattattattattacacatgagGAAGgaatttttaattttgaaagtATTTCCCAAAACACAGCTTTTTCAAACATCCTAGTTTTATTTTGGATACTTCCATTATTTGACTTTGCACACAGGAATTAAATTATTCCACTAAAACCAACTCACTCAGAAACGCAGTGATAACTTTGTAAATCCTTCTCCTGCTTTGTGAACGTCAACAATCCTTTTTCTCACCTTTGAactggtttattttgttttgggcATGATGCTTTCTAAAAACCTGTACAGTAAAaaggcttttaatttgaaatttcaataaaattgtacagtaaaaatgtctgatttgcaGTATGCGAGGTGTCATTGATGTCTTGAGCACAGCCTAGTCAGTCGTGGTCAGATCGTATGGAAATTCAAGTTGTATTACAGCTCAAATTGATAAAAAGAGCAAACATgggacttttaatttaaaaattcTCTAAAATTGTACGATCATTTCTTTATgcaaagtaaaataatgtatCCAAAATAAACCCAGGATGTTTGAAAAAAGCTGTGTTAAAAAGGATttgtgttaaaaacattttaaaaaatacgaggataaagcggttagatgatgactgactgactgacttttaaaaCAATTAGATTTTCATAGGGGGAATAATCattttggcctcaactgtaCATATATAATGTTGTCTCTTTTCAGTGTTATAGGGCAGTTGACAGAGTTGCAGTGTCTTTAGTGTACACAGATATATTTAATGGAGACAGTTGCAATAATAAACACCATAAACATCCCAGTTTTCCTTACTCCTGGATAAAAGAAGGATCTGCATCATAGGCAAAATATTGCTCATTTCTTTGGGACTCGCCGCGGCAGTGACCTCTAGTTTACCTCTAGTTTACAGGTCTCTTACCTGTACTGTGGAGTTTCACACAATAAAGCAATCTAGCAGAATTACATTAAACAAAGTTGGAAACTCAGTGGAGTGTGATGGGCCACGTGCTAGTGTTTGTCACATGTGTGCTAAATTCCTCTCAGTCACTTGATTAACAATAGCTTTTTTCCTGCCTGTTAACCCTTCTCAACCACCGCTCTTCTAACGGTctatctttctctttctcttcctccttccattttattttgttcaatcATTCATTTCACCCaatttatctctctctccccccatgtaataaatgatgtcatttcctcATTGCACTGCCCTCATCACATGTTACATCACAGTTCTCCTAATAGATCTCAGCTGGACTTCCATTGACCAGCCTCTGACCGGCACCACAGGCTCTTTCTTCAAACAAACGGCTGTGGTGTCTTAGTTTGATAGGTAGCTccggggtttgttttttttgtgacatggaaacaaatgaggAGAAGCTAAATAAATGCAGTCCACTGATCATGGAATCTCTGTCTTGTATctgctttttttaattagaaCCAATTAAACTGTGTGCCACAAGCTGTATGCCTATTGCCTTTTGTCATACTCATGTAAATACTACTGGTTAATGCAGATACGTTCTCAGTTTCCTTGTCTTTTTTACGTTTGGTCTCATTGATACAGTCTGAATTCCTCTGGTcctattttgtgttttacttttggtctgtttttgtaACTGTGTCCTTTCCCCCCCCCACTTTCCCCCTCTTTTGTACTTACTACTGTCTTACCTAAATGTCCTTTGGCTTGCATTACCTTtcctgtcctcttcctcttttcaatcccactttcttttcatttttcttttcatcctaCTTCCTCGCTGTTGCCATCTCTCTCTCCGGCAGCCAACAGGGTCTGGTTGCCAGATGCAGCCTGTACAGTCGCCACTTAGACAGCAGAGGTGTTGGACTGCTGGACGGACAACTGCCAGGTAAGAGTTGAGAACAGCctcacggttggtgtagtggttaccGGGTCTGGGCTAGGCTCgagattaggtgaattggacactccaaattgagcATAAGTGTaagctgagattggtacagcaccaccccccccccacgacccttatgtggaggataatggatggatgaatttaAGAACGTATTAGACTCCTACAAGGGAATCATAGTGATGTTACTGTATCTTTCACACTGGAAAGGATGCATGATTACATGCTATCTTTAGCTGGAATTGGTGAATTAGTTGTGAAAATGCCGAACATTTGAGTGACgacgtcttgttttgtgttgaaaaCACTACCAAAATACTGCAATACTGTCATAAAATAATCTTTGAATCGTGGAGAATCATAGGCCTTGTTTTCACAGTGCAGCCATTGCCTGTGAATTTATGATTGTACTGTGCTGTATAACTCTTTGTGTTCTCatgatgtttacattgtgtgtgtgtgtgcttgattTGGATGATCATGCCCTTTGCCACAGAGAGATTTATAGACCGCGGTAACTGATCTGTAAAGTCAACTACAAGGTTTGCAgtcatgtgtgttttatttacttactcaCCAGAAGTCAACAGTTTGAAATCAGGTTTCGGCTTCATGTGCCGACAGGATCCCAGGGAGGTCGTCGAtagtctggaaaaaaaaaagccgcctgtttgtttttcaaacacgTTTAATGTTTGACTAATCAGCCAGCGTTACGCCCAGCTGACATCCTCTCATGTGAACACTTGTGCTATCCATAGAATGACTGCTCATTGGATCGTGTTTTGACTTTTTCTAACATAACAAAACCAAAGTCCACAGCAGAGCGGAGTTGGTTTTCTGCGAGGCTAATCCAGCGCATGTCAGATTATACCACGTTGGTCTCGTAAATTGTACAGAGTTGAGAGAAGTGCATGAAGGCAATGCTGCGCTCCTTCCTCATTAATATTTACTACGTATATTTCAAGAGACAGTTGCTCGGGAACGCGGTGACAGGActcaaaacaacagcaaacagaagATCCCACACACACCGTCTAATTTAAACATGCAACATGTCAGTGCTAGACCTTCATATGGCAAAAATCACCTTGTACCCCCCCCCCAGGTCCAATAATGGTGGAGGAGCAGTCACATGCACcgggacacacagacactcacaggTTGGGCGGTagtcacacaacacaaagaaggTATTTACACAGTTGCACGAGATGCTTTTATTCACTTGAACTGTTCGTGGTCAGGGAGATGAACGAGCGTGACtgacaaaccaaaccaaaccaaaatgtAGCGACTCTTGGGCCCATACAGATTATAAACTCAAGTGATAATCTGAGCACAGTATGTGAGTACAGTATGggacaaaacatatttttaaacactaaacCATGTAAACCCATTCTACTTTAAAATATCTCAAGATAAACATTACCTGGCTGAATAATTGTGAGGTTTCATGAGGTCTTGACATATTTTCAGTACTATACACTTCACTGCTATCGTGCACCGCCCCTTTCTATGGCCCTGCCTTGACAGTAAACACTCAGATTTCACAGATAAGACGGCTGCCATTGGGGATTTAGTTTGATAAAATCGAAACCTGTTTTGAGTCTACAATAAGTTTCTTCTCGCATCTggaccaaactccatagagaaaatctgcaattttacatcacggtAGACAGGAGTCTTTAATCCACTGTTGCTTCCATCAgttaattcaaatgtgttatttatttatatatatctgtCTTTAGATTCACCTAAAGTGGCTTAAACTTGGCGGATGAGGCAGCAGTCaaccagcagctcatgtgtctctgctgggcttaaaatgtaaatttaaaatgtaaatttaacaatttaataataattttctctatggactttggtgcaggagtcAAAACTttgtacaaccacacttcaaaaacgaTTCCTTTAATCAGTATAGTTACCATTCATCCAAATACATTTGTTTGCCTACAGTGACCTTATTCAATGACCCTGCACTGTCCCCTGCGCAGGTTGCCACCTCTTTTATTCCCACCTCTGTCGTCATCCAAGAACGATGACACCTGCGGCGGCAGCAAGACCTCCTTGAAGAGCAGAGAGACACGTTTGCGTACAGATCCCGAAGCCTGCGCCGCTGCCGAGGCGACGTCGAGAGGGAAGTCACACAGTCCACAGCGTTCAGCGGGTCGCACTTTGAACATGCAGAGACTTCTGCTGGAGAAGGAGAACGACACAGGCCCACACGGCTGGTCGTGGACGGTGGGAAAGAACTGCTACACTGCGCAGTGGGTGAAGCAGAAGCATGAATACAGGAGCACACGGCCGTGGTGATCACGAGAAACACaagtaatgataataaaaaacgtGGTTGAGAAATTCTAGATTCAGTGTCGGAGCAGGGAAACGTCTGAAAGCAGGGCACTGGGCCCCCAAGGACCAGGATGGAGAAACCATGGACTAAGGTGACAAGATAGAGGAAGGATTTTATACTTATATTATTTCACAGAAATGCTCAGTGTGACTTTCAGGAGCATTGATGCAGTGACTTCTTGGCAAAGCGCTCAGAGCTTTAACATTTTGAACCAAAAATGACGCCATTAGCCAAAAATGGAGGACCCACAGACAGGTGGGTCTGTGGTAGAGAGGTAGAGAGGTGTGATCACAGACTATCCTGCTGTTAAACCAGTCAGGTGTGTGATTGCCCCCCTCATAACGGCCCTCTTGTGGCCAGTTTGAGCACTTTATGGCTAAACTTCACACTTAGTGAGCATTTCTGCAAACTCTGAGAGAATTTACACTCAGTTCATGGTGTGTAGCGACTTACGATGGCTGTCGTTTAAAAGCAATTTAATCAGATAAAGGTTAGAATAAGCCAATACGTATATtcat from Solea senegalensis isolate Sse05_10M linkage group LG20, IFAPA_SoseM_1, whole genome shotgun sequence includes the following:
- the atat1 gene encoding alpha-tubulin N-acetyltransferase 1 isoform X6, which gives rise to MEFSLDINHLFPERVSILDHSLVAENRKSAGRPDLLVHVATVIDEMGRASAKAQQLTAPITSASKLQSQRHHLYLLKDREGNGGRGVVVGFLKVGCKKLFLLDRQGAHIEAEPLCVLDFYVAENVQRHGYGLELFNFMLQHKGVEPVLMAYDRPSPKFLSFLGKHYCLTQSVPQVNNFVVFEGFFLNRTAAQLRKTPLKKPEGDIKPYSLTERDVVHQEQRVLPWPFVPQSPQRLVSSLCSRSHSVGSSPSRAPPRVNPVSALGVNRDQSPQSPLIERCRVRRTSSPNRSQLDFH
- the atat1 gene encoding alpha-tubulin N-acetyltransferase 1 isoform X1; this encodes MEFSLDINHLFPERVSILDHSLVAENRKSAGRPDLLVHVATVIDEMGRASAKAQQLTAPITSASKLQSQRHHLYLLKDREGNGGRGVVVGFLKVGCKKLFLLDRQGAHIEAEPLCVLDFYVAENVQRHGYGLELFNFMLQHKGVEPVLMAYDRPSPKFLSFLGKHYCLTQSVPQVNNFVVFEGFFLNRTAAQLRKTPLKKPEGDIKPYSLTERDVVHQEQRVLPWPFVPQSPQRLVSSLCSRSHSVGSSPSRAPPRVNPVSALGVNRDQSPQSPLIERCRVRRTSQQGLVARCSLYSRHLDSRGVGLLDGQLPGPIMVEEQSHAPGHTDTHRLGGSHTTQRRLPPLLFPPLSSSKNDDTCGGSKTSLKSRETRLRTDPEACAAAEATSRGKSHSPQRSAGRTLNMQRLLLEKENDTGPHGWSWTVGKNCYTAQWVKQKHEYRSTRPW
- the atat1 gene encoding alpha-tubulin N-acetyltransferase 1 isoform X3, producing the protein MEFSLDINHLFPERVSILDHSLVAENRKSAGRPDLLVHVATVIDEMGRASAKAQQLTAPITSASKLQSQRHHLYLLKDREGNGGRGVVVGFLKVGCKKLFLLDRQGAHIEAEPLCVLDFYVAENVQRHGYGLELFNFMLQHKGVEPVLMAYDRPSPKFLSFLGKHYCLTQSVPQVNNFVVFEGFFLNRTGSCSSFMDQGKYSFFCPAEKDSPKKARRRHQTLLFNGERRGTSGAEGSSLAVCSSVAPAVGILPVLPLPQCGIFPQQGTSSSQSSFCSWGQQGPEPAVPAHRALQGKTHQPTGSGCQMQPVQSPLRQQRCWTAGRTTARSNNGGGAVTCTGTHRHSQVGR
- the atat1 gene encoding alpha-tubulin N-acetyltransferase 1 isoform X2; this encodes MEFSLDINHLFPERVSILDHSLVAENRKSAGRPDLLVHVATVIDEMGRASAKAQQLTAPITSASKLQSQRHHLYLLKDREGNGGRGVVVGFLKVGCKKLFLLDRQGAHIEAEPLCVLDFYVAENVQRHGYGLELFNFMLQHKGVEPVLMAYDRPSPKFLSFLGKHYCLTQSVPQVNNFVVFEGFFLNRTGSCSSFMDQGKYSFFCPAEKDSPKKARRRHQTLLFNGERRGTSGAEGSSLAVCSSVAPAVGILPVLPLPQCGIFPQQGTSSSQSSFCSWGQQGPEPAVPAHRALQGKTHQPTGSGCQMQPVQSPLRQQRCWTAGRTTARLPPLLFPPLSSSKNDDTCGGSKTSLKSRETRLRTDPEACAAAEATSRGKSHSPQRSAGRTLNMQRLLLEKENDTGPHGWSWTVGKNCYTAQWVKQKHEYRSTRPW
- the atat1 gene encoding alpha-tubulin N-acetyltransferase 1 isoform X5; its protein translation is MEFSLDINHLFPERVSILDHSLVAENRKSAGRPDLLVHVATVIDEMGRASAKAQQLTAPITSASKLQSQRHHLYLLKDREGNGGRGVVVGFLKVGCKKLFLLDRQGAHIEAEPLCVLDFYVAENVQRHGYGLELFNFMLQHKGVEPVLMAYDRPSPKFLSFLGKHYCLTQSVPQVNNFVVFEGFFLNRTGSCSSFMDQGKYSFFCPAEKDSPKKARRRHQTLLFNGERRGTSGAEGSSLAVCSSVAPAVGILPVLPLPQCGIFPQQGTSSSQSSFCSWGQQGPEPAVPAHRALQGKTHQFS
- the atat1 gene encoding alpha-tubulin N-acetyltransferase 1 isoform X4, whose protein sequence is MEFSLDINHLFPERVSILDHSLVAENRKSAGRPDLLVHVATVIDEMGRASAKAQQLTAPITSASKLQSQRHHLYLLKDREGNGGRGVVVGFLKVGCKKLFLLDRQGAHIEAEPLCVLDFYVAENVQRHGYGLELFNFMLQHKGVEPVLMAYDRPSPKFLSFLGKHYCLTQSVPQVNNFVVFEGFFLNRTAAQLRKTPLKKPEGDIKPYSLTERDVVHQEQRVLPWPFVPQSPQRLVSSLCSRSHSVGSSPSRAPPRVNPVSALGVNRDQSPQSPLIERCRVRRTSQQGLVARCSLYSRHLDSRGVGLLDGQLPGCHLFYSHLCRHPRTMTPAAAARPP